From a single Drosophila sulfurigaster albostrigata strain 15112-1811.04 chromosome 3, ASM2355843v2, whole genome shotgun sequence genomic region:
- the LOC133839816 gene encoding uncharacterized protein LOC133839816, whose product MITVEKFFCFLELKWGMLAIGIIQIILTLVGGFFMPHGYEAFAFVQFAVFILFFISCILLIVAAFVPKKPLVLCYLIMAALVILVAIITIIIIAILGYKEVLSYIISIIIIILGIYFWICAYSYYQQI is encoded by the exons atgattacCGTGGAGaagtttttttgctttcttgaACTAAAATGGGGAATGCTAGCTATTGgcattattcaaattattttaactCTTGTGGGTGGCTTCTTTATGCCAC ATGGATATGAGGCATTTGCGTTTGTTCAGTTCGCTGTTTTCATactcttttttatttcgtgCATACTTTTAATTGTTGCAGCCTTTGTG CCTAAAAAGCCATTGGTGCTTTGTTATTTGATAATGGCGGCTCTTGTAATCCTAGTGGCGATTATCACTATTATAATTATCGCTATTTTGGGATATAAAGAAGTCTTATCATATATAATCAGTATCATCATAATAa TTCTGGGAATTTACTTTTGGATCTGTGCATACTCTTattatcaacaaatttaa